A genomic window from Serratia liquefaciens includes:
- the murJ gene encoding murein biosynthesis integral membrane protein MurJ encodes MNLLKSLAAVSSMTMFSRVLGFARDAIVARVFGAGMATDAFFVAFKLPNLLRRIFAEGAFSQAFVPILAEYKSQQGEEATRTFIAYVSGLLTLVLAVVTVLGMLAAPWVIYITAPGFVDSPDKFALTSSLLRVTFPYILLISLASLVGSILNTWNRFSIPAFAPTLLNVSMIGFALFAAPYFNPPVMALAWAVVVGGVLQLGYQLPHLKKIGMLVLPRLKLGDAGVWRVMRQMGPAIFGVSVSQISLIINTIFASFLVSGSVSWMYYADRLMEFPSGVLGVALGTILLPSLAKSFSSGNHDEYSRLMDWGLRLCFLLALPSAIALGILAKPLTVSLFQYGKFSAFDAAMTQRALVAYSVGLMGLIVVKVLAPGFYSRQDIKTPVKIAIITLILTQVMNLMFIGPLKHAGLSLSIGLGACLNASLLYWQLRKQKIFHPQPGWAMFLTKLVIAVIVMSVVLVGVMWLMPAWDQGNMLARLLRLALVVVTGVVAYFGVLAGLGFRPRDFARRVA; translated from the coding sequence ATGAACCTACTAAAATCACTGGCAGCCGTCAGCTCTATGACGATGTTTTCACGGGTGTTGGGCTTTGCCCGTGACGCAATCGTGGCGCGGGTATTTGGTGCCGGTATGGCAACGGACGCCTTCTTCGTGGCGTTCAAACTGCCTAACCTGCTGCGGCGCATCTTTGCCGAAGGGGCCTTTTCGCAAGCCTTTGTCCCGATCCTGGCCGAATACAAAAGCCAGCAGGGAGAAGAGGCCACGCGCACCTTTATCGCTTACGTTTCCGGACTGCTGACGCTGGTGTTGGCCGTGGTGACGGTGTTGGGGATGCTGGCCGCCCCATGGGTGATTTACATTACCGCGCCGGGCTTTGTCGATTCACCGGACAAATTCGCGTTGACCTCGTCACTGCTGCGGGTGACCTTTCCGTATATTCTGCTGATCTCGCTGGCGTCATTGGTGGGGTCAATCCTCAATACCTGGAACCGTTTTTCGATCCCGGCGTTTGCGCCGACGTTGCTTAACGTCAGCATGATTGGTTTTGCGCTGTTTGCCGCACCTTACTTCAATCCGCCGGTGATGGCACTGGCCTGGGCAGTCGTCGTGGGTGGCGTGCTGCAGTTGGGTTATCAGCTCCCGCATCTGAAGAAGATCGGCATGCTGGTGCTGCCGCGTCTCAAGCTGGGCGACGCCGGCGTATGGCGAGTGATGCGTCAGATGGGGCCGGCGATTTTCGGCGTCTCGGTCAGCCAGATCTCACTGATCATCAATACCATTTTCGCTTCCTTCCTGGTCTCCGGTTCGGTGTCCTGGATGTATTATGCCGACCGCCTGATGGAGTTTCCCTCCGGCGTGCTGGGCGTGGCGCTGGGGACCATCCTGTTGCCATCGCTGGCGAAAAGTTTTTCCAGCGGTAACCACGATGAATATTCACGTTTGATGGACTGGGGTCTGCGCCTGTGTTTCCTGCTGGCGTTGCCGAGCGCCATCGCTCTGGGCATTTTGGCCAAACCGCTGACCGTCTCTTTGTTCCAATACGGCAAGTTCAGCGCTTTCGACGCTGCGATGACCCAGCGCGCGCTGGTGGCCTATTCGGTAGGGTTGATGGGGTTGATCGTCGTGAAGGTGTTGGCGCCAGGGTTCTATTCGCGTCAGGACATCAAAACACCGGTTAAGATTGCCATTATCACGCTGATTTTGACCCAGGTGATGAACCTGATGTTTATCGGCCCGTTAAAGCATGCCGGACTTTCGCTGTCGATTGGTCTGGGGGCCTGTCTTAACGCTTCGCTGTTGTATTGGCAGTTGCGCAAGCAGAAGATTTTCCACCCGCAGCCGGGTTGGGCGATGTTCCTGACCAAGCTGGTGATCGCGGTGATCGTGATGTCGGTGGTGCTGGTTGGCGTAATGTGGCTGATGCCGGCCTGGGATCAGGGCAATATGTTGGCACGTTTGCTGCGTTTGGCGCTGGTGGTGGTTACCGGTGTGGTGGCTTACTTTGGCGTATTGGCCGGGCTGGGCTTCCGTCCGCGCGACTTCGCCCGGCGAGTAGCCTAA
- a CDS encoding Gfo/Idh/MocA family protein, which produces MSKLRVGVVGLGGIAQKAYLPILSQAADWTLVGGFSPNQQKAQPICDSYRMACFSGLDSLAQQCDAVFVHSSTASHFQVIGELLRYGVHVYVDKPLAETVEQGEQLLALAEKQGKALMVGYNRRFAPLYRQLKQDMQQPASIRMDKHRADSVGPNDARFTLLDDYLHVVDTALWLGGSAGQRLSGSLRINEAGELVYAEHHFECGETLVTTSMHRRAGSQRESVQAVTDGAVYQLNDMRQWLREDSQGVLEQPAPGWQTTLAQRGFDGAIRHFLASVSNQTLPDTAGEQAIVAQRVIECLLRDANL; this is translated from the coding sequence ATGAGTAAATTACGCGTTGGCGTGGTGGGGTTGGGCGGTATCGCGCAAAAGGCTTATCTGCCGATCCTCAGCCAGGCGGCAGACTGGACGTTAGTCGGCGGTTTCTCTCCGAATCAGCAAAAGGCACAGCCTATTTGCGACAGCTATCGCATGGCCTGTTTTTCAGGGCTCGACAGCCTGGCGCAGCAGTGTGACGCGGTGTTCGTTCACAGCAGCACCGCCAGCCATTTTCAGGTGATTGGCGAGCTGTTGCGATATGGCGTTCACGTTTATGTCGACAAACCGCTGGCGGAGACCGTGGAGCAGGGCGAACAGCTACTGGCCCTGGCTGAAAAACAGGGCAAGGCGCTGATGGTCGGGTATAACCGTCGCTTTGCACCGCTGTACCGTCAGTTGAAGCAGGACATGCAGCAACCGGCGTCGATTCGCATGGATAAGCACCGTGCCGACAGCGTCGGACCTAACGATGCGCGCTTTACCCTGTTGGACGATTATCTGCACGTGGTGGACACCGCTCTGTGGTTGGGTGGGAGTGCAGGGCAACGGCTCAGCGGCAGCCTGCGGATTAACGAGGCCGGTGAGTTGGTTTATGCCGAACATCATTTTGAATGCGGAGAAACGCTGGTGACCACCAGCATGCATCGTCGGGCAGGCAGCCAGCGTGAAAGCGTTCAGGCGGTGACGGACGGCGCGGTTTATCAGTTGAACGATATGCGTCAGTGGCTGCGGGAAGACTCGCAGGGCGTGCTGGAGCAACCGGCGCCAGGCTGGCAAACCACGCTGGCGCAGCGCGGTTTTGACGGCGCGATCCGCCATTTCCTGGCCTCCGTCAGTAACCAAACGCTGCCGGACACCGCCGGAGAGCAGGCAATCGTAGCCCAGCGGGTGATTGAATGCCTGTTGCGAGACGCCAATTTGTAA
- the argS gene encoding arginine--tRNA ligase, translating into MNIQVLLSDKVSQALIAAGAPADCEAQVRQSAKAQFGDYQANGVMSVAKKLGMPPRQLAEKVVQLLDLGDVASKVEIAGPGFINIFLNSDWVAQQTDWVLGAPKLGIAPVKPQTIVIDYSAPNVAKEMHVGHLRSTIIGDAAARTQEFLGHKVIRANHVGDWGTQFGMLIAYLEKMQNENASDMGLSDLEQFYREAKKHYDEDAEFAERARAYVVKLQGGDQYCLKMWRKLVDITMAQNQLTYNRLNVTLTEDDVMGESLYNAMLPGIVADLKAKGLAVESEGATVVFLDEYKNKDGDPMGVIIQKKDGGYLYTTTDIACAKYRYETLGADRVLYYIDSRQHQHLMQAWTIVRKAGYIPDSLSLEHHMFGMMLGKDGKPFKTRSGGTVKLSDLLDEAVDRAGKLIAEKNPDMPAEEMQNLANAVGIGAVKYADLSKSRTTDYIFDWDNMLAFEGNTAPYMQYAYTRVASVFKRAGVDESNLTLPLVMTEEREIALATRLLQFEEVITTVAREGTPHVMCSYLYDLAGLFSGFYEHCQILNADSEGARQSRLKLALLTAKTLKIGLDTLGIETVERM; encoded by the coding sequence GTGAATATTCAGGTTCTTCTTTCAGATAAAGTCAGCCAGGCGCTGATTGCCGCAGGCGCGCCAGCCGATTGCGAAGCGCAGGTCCGTCAGTCCGCAAAAGCGCAGTTTGGTGACTATCAGGCCAATGGCGTGATGTCCGTTGCCAAGAAACTCGGCATGCCGCCACGCCAGTTGGCAGAAAAAGTGGTGCAACTGCTTGATCTCGGCGACGTCGCCAGCAAAGTGGAAATTGCCGGTCCCGGCTTTATCAATATCTTCCTGAACAGCGACTGGGTCGCGCAGCAAACTGATTGGGTGCTTGGCGCGCCAAAACTGGGCATTGCGCCCGTCAAACCGCAAACCATCGTCATTGACTACTCTGCGCCCAACGTGGCGAAAGAAATGCACGTCGGCCACCTGCGCTCCACCATTATCGGTGACGCTGCGGCACGTACTCAGGAGTTCCTGGGGCATAAAGTGATCCGCGCCAACCACGTGGGTGACTGGGGCACCCAGTTCGGCATGCTGATTGCCTATCTGGAAAAAATGCAGAACGAAAACGCCAGCGATATGGGCCTGTCCGATCTGGAACAGTTCTATCGTGAAGCAAAGAAACACTATGATGAAGACGCCGAGTTCGCCGAACGCGCCCGTGCCTACGTGGTAAAACTGCAAGGCGGCGATCAATACTGCCTGAAGATGTGGCGCAAGCTGGTCGACATCACCATGGCACAAAACCAGCTGACCTATAACCGTCTGAACGTCACCCTGACCGAAGACGACGTAATGGGTGAAAGCCTGTACAACGCGATGCTGCCGGGTATCGTGGCCGATCTCAAGGCCAAGGGGCTGGCGGTGGAAAGCGAAGGCGCCACCGTGGTGTTCCTCGACGAATACAAGAATAAAGACGGCGACCCTATGGGCGTCATCATCCAGAAAAAGGATGGCGGCTACCTGTACACCACCACCGACATCGCCTGCGCAAAATACCGTTATGAAACGCTGGGTGCCGATCGCGTGCTTTATTACATCGACTCCCGTCAGCATCAGCATTTAATGCAGGCCTGGACCATCGTGCGTAAAGCCGGTTATATCCCGGACAGCCTCTCGCTGGAGCACCACATGTTCGGCATGATGCTGGGTAAAGACGGCAAGCCGTTCAAAACCCGCTCAGGCGGCACGGTGAAATTGTCCGATCTGCTGGATGAAGCGGTTGATCGTGCAGGCAAACTGATCGCCGAGAAAAACCCGGACATGCCGGCAGAAGAGATGCAGAACCTGGCTAACGCCGTGGGCATCGGGGCAGTTAAATACGCCGACCTGTCAAAAAGCCGTACCACCGACTATATCTTCGACTGGGACAACATGCTGGCGTTTGAAGGCAATACCGCGCCTTATATGCAGTATGCTTATACCCGCGTGGCCTCCGTATTCAAACGTGCCGGTGTCGACGAAAGCAATCTGACCCTGCCGCTGGTGATGACCGAAGAGCGCGAAATTGCGCTGGCGACCCGCCTGCTGCAGTTTGAAGAAGTGATCACCACCGTGGCGCGCGAAGGTACTCCGCACGTGATGTGTAGCTACCTGTACGATCTTGCGGGCCTGTTCTCCGGCTTCTACGAGCACTGCCAGATCCTGAATGCAGACAGCGAAGGGGCGCGTCAGAGCCGCCTGAAACTGGCACTGTTAACCGCCAAAACGCTGAAGATCGGTCTGGATACATTGGGTATCGAAACCGTCGAACGTATGTAA
- a CDS encoding MalY/PatB family protein, which translates to MAFNFDLWVDRSHSDSVKWDKYRGRDIIPLWVADTDFPSPPAIIDALQQRVAHAVFGYGHPSPELIEVFTHRMLERYGWRINPEWLVFLPGLVCGLNLCVRAFTAEGEGTLAPSLIYPPFRKAAKFAGRTQLPVPLTLQDRRWLLDFSAVEAQLSGTERLLMLCNPQNPGGTVYRRQELLQQHQFAKNHNLVVCSDEIHCDLLLEAGCEHIPFATLNEDAAQRSVTLMSPSKTFNIAGLGASMAIIPNPELRKKLIRARSGIVPEVDVLALVAAQAAYQHGQEWLDALLIYLRANRDWVTERINAMPGLALQPVEATYLAWIDCSQLPVDNPHAFFEQAGVGLSPGLDFGNRRFVRLNFGCRRELLSQALDRMQLATRSLQPN; encoded by the coding sequence ATGGCATTCAATTTTGATCTGTGGGTAGACCGCAGTCACAGTGACAGCGTTAAGTGGGATAAATATCGTGGACGCGACATTATTCCACTCTGGGTCGCCGATACCGACTTCCCGTCACCGCCGGCGATTATCGATGCCTTACAGCAGCGCGTTGCGCATGCCGTGTTCGGCTACGGTCATCCCTCCCCTGAGCTGATTGAGGTTTTTACCCACCGTATGCTAGAGCGCTACGGCTGGCGTATCAATCCCGAATGGTTGGTTTTCCTTCCTGGCCTGGTTTGCGGCCTGAATTTATGCGTGCGGGCTTTTACCGCCGAGGGAGAAGGCACGCTGGCTCCCTCACTTATCTATCCACCGTTTCGCAAAGCAGCGAAATTTGCCGGCCGCACGCAGCTGCCGGTGCCGTTGACGCTGCAGGACCGGCGCTGGCTATTGGATTTCAGCGCTGTCGAAGCGCAACTCAGCGGTACAGAGAGATTATTGATGTTGTGCAACCCGCAAAACCCGGGCGGCACCGTCTACCGCAGGCAGGAACTGTTGCAACAGCATCAGTTTGCCAAAAACCATAATCTGGTTGTTTGTTCGGATGAAATTCATTGCGATCTGCTGCTTGAAGCGGGTTGTGAACACATCCCCTTCGCCACGTTGAATGAGGATGCCGCCCAGCGCAGCGTCACGCTGATGTCGCCGTCGAAAACCTTCAATATCGCCGGTCTCGGTGCCTCAATGGCGATTATTCCCAACCCGGAGCTGCGCAAGAAGCTGATCCGGGCGCGCAGCGGCATTGTGCCGGAGGTGGACGTGCTCGCATTGGTTGCCGCACAGGCCGCTTACCAACATGGGCAAGAGTGGCTGGACGCGTTGTTGATCTATCTGCGTGCCAACCGTGATTGGGTGACCGAACGTATTAATGCCATGCCCGGCCTGGCGTTGCAGCCTGTCGAAGCCACCTATCTGGCCTGGATTGATTGCAGCCAGCTGCCGGTCGATAACCCGCACGCCTTCTTTGAACAGGCCGGCGTAGGATTAAGCCCAGGTCTGGATTTTGGCAACCGGCGCTTTGTCCGGTTGAATTTTGGTTGTCGGCGCGAACTGCTCAGCCAGGCGCTAGACCGCATGCAGCTGGCCACCCGCTCGCTGCAGCCCAATTAA
- a CDS encoding DUF72 domain-containing protein: MYIGLPQWQHPAWNRIGLRDLADYSRYFNCVEGNTTFYALPKLEIVQRWRDMTTDDFRFCFKFPATISHQAALRNCAADLQAFYHCLGPVHQRIGQLWLQLPAAFGPAELPAMWQFFDALPKEFTYGVEVRHPAFFDKGEEERLLNQGLHQRGINRVILDSRPVHHALPNSAAVRDAQQKKPKLPVHALVTANNPLVRFIGGDVLQDNLRWFDAWQQKLPLWQQKHCPYLFIHTPDNGDSPQQAQKIWQQLHQAIPNLPLPPDWPEQDALF, translated from the coding sequence ATGTATATCGGACTCCCACAGTGGCAACACCCGGCCTGGAATCGTATCGGCCTGCGCGATCTGGCGGATTACAGCCGCTATTTTAACTGCGTGGAAGGCAATACCACCTTCTACGCGTTGCCCAAACTGGAAATAGTCCAGCGCTGGCGCGATATGACCACCGATGATTTTCGCTTCTGTTTCAAGTTCCCCGCCACCATCAGCCATCAGGCCGCGCTGCGTAACTGCGCCGCCGACCTGCAGGCATTTTACCACTGCCTGGGCCCGGTGCATCAGCGCATAGGCCAGCTGTGGCTGCAATTACCGGCGGCGTTCGGCCCGGCGGAATTACCGGCGATGTGGCAGTTTTTCGACGCTTTGCCGAAAGAATTCACCTACGGCGTAGAGGTGCGACATCCGGCGTTTTTCGATAAGGGTGAAGAAGAGCGGCTGCTGAATCAGGGGTTACATCAACGGGGTATCAACCGGGTTATCCTCGACAGCCGGCCGGTGCATCACGCCCTTCCCAACAGCGCCGCCGTGCGCGATGCCCAGCAGAAAAAACCCAAGCTGCCGGTGCATGCTCTGGTCACCGCCAACAACCCGCTGGTGCGTTTCATCGGCGGCGATGTGCTGCAAGATAACCTGCGCTGGTTCGACGCCTGGCAGCAGAAACTGCCCCTTTGGCAGCAAAAACACTGCCCTTATCTGTTTATACATACGCCGGATAACGGCGACTCGCCCCAGCAGGCACAGAAAATCTGGCAGCAACTGCATCAGGCTATTCCGAATTTACCCCTGCCCCCGGACTGGCCTGAGCAGGATGCGCTGTTTTGA
- the cmoA gene encoding carboxy-S-adenosyl-L-methionine synthase CmoA: protein MPNRDTLFSAPIAKLGDWTFDERVAEVFPDMIQRSVPGYSNIISMIGMLAERFVQPDSQVYDLGCSLGAATLSMRRNIKVAGCNIIAVDNSPAMVERCRRHIDAFRADTPVEVIEADILDINIENASMVVLNFTLQFLEPADRLRLLEQVYRGLRPGGALVLSEKFSFEDGDVGELLFNMHHDFKRANGYSELEISQKRSMLENVMLTDSVDAHKARLKQAGFEHAEVWFQCFNFGSLIALKAGAAA, encoded by the coding sequence ATGCCAAACCGCGATACTCTTTTTTCTGCCCCGATCGCCAAATTGGGCGACTGGACCTTCGACGAACGCGTCGCTGAAGTGTTCCCGGACATGATCCAGCGCTCCGTTCCCGGCTATTCCAATATCATTTCCATGATTGGCATGCTGGCCGAGCGTTTCGTGCAGCCCGACAGCCAGGTTTACGATCTGGGATGTTCACTGGGCGCAGCCACGCTGTCGATGCGGCGGAATATCAAGGTGGCGGGTTGCAACATCATCGCCGTCGACAACTCTCCGGCCATGGTAGAACGCTGCCGCCGTCATATTGATGCCTTCCGCGCCGACACCCCGGTAGAAGTTATTGAAGCCGATATCCTTGATATCAACATCGAAAACGCCTCGATGGTGGTCCTGAACTTTACCCTTCAATTCCTGGAACCCGCCGACCGCCTGCGTCTGCTGGAACAGGTTTACCGCGGCCTGCGCCCTGGCGGCGCGCTGGTGTTGTCGGAAAAGTTCAGCTTTGAAGATGGCGATGTCGGTGAGCTGTTGTTCAACATGCATCACGATTTCAAACGTGCCAACGGGTACAGCGAGCTGGAAATCAGCCAAAAACGCAGCATGCTGGAAAACGTCATGCTGACCGACTCCGTGGACGCCCACAAGGCGCGCCTGAAACAGGCCGGTTTTGAGCATGCGGAAGTCTGGTTCCAGTGTTTTAACTTCGGTTCACTGATCGCGTTGAAAGCGGGAGCCGCAGCATGA
- a CDS encoding MAPEG family protein has protein sequence MVSALYVVLGALLLIKLSYDVVRLRMQYRVAYGDGGFYELQTAIRVHGNAVEYIPIATVLLVIMEMNGAEIWMIHICGLMLMAGRLVHYYGLRNREVRWRRSGMAATYISLVLMVLANIFYLPWDLIFSLH, from the coding sequence ATGGTAAGCGCGCTTTATGTAGTGCTCGGCGCATTGTTGTTGATCAAACTCTCTTATGACGTGGTTAGGTTAAGGATGCAATACCGTGTCGCCTACGGGGACGGCGGTTTCTATGAGCTGCAAACTGCAATCCGCGTTCACGGCAATGCCGTAGAATACATTCCTATCGCCACAGTGCTGTTGGTGATCATGGAGATGAACGGCGCTGAAATATGGATGATCCATATTTGTGGTCTGATGCTGATGGCCGGCCGTTTGGTGCATTACTACGGTCTGCGTAACCGCGAGGTGCGCTGGCGTCGTTCGGGCATGGCGGCCACCTACATTTCGTTAGTGTTAATGGTGCTGGCCAATATTTTCTATCTTCCCTGGGATCTTATTTTCAGCCTGCATTAA
- the cutC gene encoding copper homeostasis protein CutC produces the protein MIKLEVCCYSVDCALTAERAGADRIELCASQSEGGLTPSYGSLRLARDRVSVPVHPIVRPRGGDFCYGAVDFDVIKHDIAQIRDMGFAGVVVGMLDEEGHIDLPRMQEVMRLSGNMAVTFHRAFDMCQNPLVALDQLTQLGVARILTSGQQQNAELGLPLLRDLMQASQGPVIMAGAGVRLSNLHKFVDIGIQELHSSSGHAVPSTMRYRKAGVTMCSDSEFDEFSHYCVDGDMVEAMKNSLALVDPLAQSA, from the coding sequence ATGATTAAACTGGAAGTTTGCTGCTATAGCGTCGATTGTGCGCTGACGGCCGAGCGGGCAGGAGCCGATCGCATAGAACTGTGCGCCAGCCAAAGTGAGGGAGGTTTGACACCGAGCTACGGTTCTTTACGCCTGGCGCGCGACAGAGTCAGCGTGCCGGTGCATCCTATTGTTCGTCCGCGCGGCGGGGATTTTTGCTACGGCGCGGTGGATTTTGACGTGATTAAGCATGACATCGCCCAGATCCGCGATATGGGCTTTGCCGGTGTGGTGGTGGGCATGCTGGATGAAGAAGGGCATATCGATCTGCCGCGCATGCAAGAAGTGATGCGTTTGAGCGGTAATATGGCGGTGACGTTCCACCGCGCTTTCGACATGTGCCAAAATCCGCTGGTGGCGCTCGATCAACTGACCCAGTTGGGCGTGGCGAGAATACTCACCTCGGGCCAGCAGCAAAATGCGGAATTGGGGTTGCCCTTGCTACGCGACCTGATGCAGGCCAGCCAGGGGCCGGTCATTATGGCCGGTGCCGGCGTGCGGCTCAGCAACCTGCACAAGTTCGTCGATATCGGTATTCAGGAGCTACACAGCTCCTCCGGTCATGCGGTGCCTTCGACCATGCGCTATCGCAAAGCCGGTGTCACCATGTGTTCAGACAGTGAGTTTGACGAGTTCAGCCACTATTGCGTAGACGGCGACATGGTAGAGGCGATGAAAAACTCGCTGGCCCTGGTTGATCCTCTGGCGCAAAGCGCCTAA
- a CDS encoding VOC family protein: protein MTSFPAIAELHDLALDLPRFEQALSQFAEKLHLDLSQFTADHVSLRCHQNTTAERWRLGLQQCGSLLSEAMINGRPICLFDLQQPLKVGPWLIDCVELPYPGDKRYPHEGWEHVELVLSGEPATLYARALAHLPDEALLAPGIKLKQSSPKGEGERLPNPTLAITDGTVTIKFHPYSIRDVVASEQG, encoded by the coding sequence ATGACTAGCTTCCCGGCCATTGCCGAACTTCACGATTTAGCGCTGGATCTGCCGCGTTTTGAACAGGCGCTGAGCCAGTTTGCCGAAAAACTGCATCTGGATCTGTCCCAGTTCACGGCAGACCATGTTTCGCTGCGTTGCCATCAAAACACTACCGCTGAACGCTGGCGACTGGGGTTACAGCAGTGTGGTTCATTGCTGTCGGAGGCGATGATCAATGGCCGTCCGATTTGCCTGTTTGATCTCCAGCAACCGCTCAAGGTGGGACCTTGGCTGATCGACTGCGTGGAGCTGCCTTATCCCGGTGACAAGCGCTACCCGCACGAAGGTTGGGAACACGTAGAGTTGGTGCTTAGCGGCGAACCGGCCACGCTTTATGCGCGTGCGTTGGCCCACTTGCCGGATGAAGCGCTGCTGGCGCCGGGCATCAAACTGAAACAAAGTTCACCAAAAGGGGAAGGCGAACGTTTACCGAACCCAACGCTGGCGATCACCGACGGCACCGTGACGATCAAATTCCATCCTTATTCCATCAGAGATGTTGTCGCCAGCGAACAGGGTTAA
- the cmoB gene encoding tRNA 5-methoxyuridine(34)/uridine 5-oxyacetic acid(34) synthase CmoB produces MIEFGDFYQRIAKSNLSHWLDTLPAQLSAWQRESLHGKFKQWFNSVEHLPELTPTHLDLLHGVRAEMEPRLSPGQLEGIEKMLRTMMPWRKGPFSLYGIDIDTEWHSDWKWDRVLPHISPLAGRTILDVGCGSGYHLWRMVGAGAHLAVGIDPMQLFLCQFEAVRKLLGGDQRAHLLPLGIEQLPELAAFDTVFSMGVLYHRRSPLDHLYQLKNQLVSEGELVLETLVVEGDRHQVLVPGDRYAQMRNVYFIPSAEALKCWLEKCGFVDVKIADMCVTSTEEQRRTDWMTSESLAEFLDPQDSSKTVEGYPAPLRAVLVAKKP; encoded by the coding sequence ATGATTGAGTTTGGTGATTTTTATCAACGCATCGCGAAAAGCAACCTCAGCCACTGGCTGGATACCCTGCCGGCACAGCTCAGCGCCTGGCAACGCGAATCGCTGCACGGCAAGTTCAAGCAGTGGTTTAACTCGGTTGAACATCTGCCGGAACTGACGCCGACCCACCTTGATTTGCTGCACGGCGTACGCGCCGAGATGGAACCCCGCCTGTCGCCTGGCCAGTTGGAAGGCATCGAAAAGATGCTGCGCACCATGATGCCGTGGCGCAAAGGTCCGTTCTCGCTGTACGGTATTGATATCGATACCGAATGGCATTCCGACTGGAAATGGGATCGCGTATTGCCGCACATTTCACCGCTGGCTGGCCGCACCATTCTGGACGTCGGCTGCGGCAGCGGTTATCACCTGTGGCGAATGGTCGGCGCCGGTGCGCATCTGGCGGTAGGCATAGATCCGATGCAGCTTTTCCTGTGCCAGTTCGAAGCGGTGCGCAAGCTGCTGGGTGGCGATCAGCGCGCCCACCTGTTGCCGCTAGGCATTGAGCAACTGCCTGAACTGGCGGCGTTCGATACGGTGTTTTCGATGGGCGTGCTGTACCACCGCCGTTCGCCGTTGGACCATTTGTATCAGTTGAAAAACCAGTTGGTTTCCGAAGGTGAGCTGGTATTGGAAACGTTGGTGGTGGAAGGCGATCGCCATCAGGTTCTGGTGCCGGGCGATCGTTACGCGCAAATGCGTAACGTTTACTTTATTCCGTCAGCCGAAGCATTGAAATGCTGGTTGGAGAAGTGTGGCTTCGTCGACGTTAAAATCGCCGACATGTGCGTCACCAGTACCGAAGAGCAACGCCGCACCGATTGGATGACCAGTGAATCACTGGCCGAATTCCTCGATCCGCAAGACTCGAGCAAAACCGTCGAAGGCTACCCCGCGCCCTTGCGCGCCGTACTGGTAGCCAAGAAGCCCTAA
- a CDS encoding YceH family protein yields the protein MKYELSAKEARVIGCLLEKQVTTPDQYPLSLNAIALACNQKTNREPVMELAENEVQQVLDLLLKKHFLRTLSGFGNRVVKYEQRFCNSEFGQLKLSAAELAVIATLLLRGAQTPGELRTRTNRMHEFNDVTEVEQVLAQLSAREDGPFVVRLAREPGKRESRFMHLFSGQIDEAPAEASPANDSDLHERVSALENEVAQLKQQVQALLERGSHE from the coding sequence ATGAAATACGAATTAAGCGCCAAAGAGGCCAGGGTGATTGGCTGCCTGCTGGAAAAGCAGGTGACCACCCCGGACCAGTACCCCCTTTCCCTCAATGCCATCGCCCTGGCCTGTAATCAGAAAACCAACCGCGAACCGGTGATGGAGCTAGCGGAAAACGAAGTTCAGCAGGTTCTCGATCTGCTGTTAAAGAAACACTTCCTGCGTACCTTGAGCGGTTTCGGCAATCGGGTGGTCAAATATGAACAGCGCTTTTGCAATTCAGAGTTTGGTCAGCTCAAGCTGAGCGCTGCTGAATTGGCGGTGATCGCCACTTTACTGCTGCGTGGCGCACAAACCCCTGGGGAATTGCGCACCCGAACCAACCGCATGCATGAATTTAATGATGTTACCGAAGTGGAGCAGGTGCTGGCGCAGCTGAGTGCGCGTGAGGATGGCCCCTTTGTGGTGCGGCTGGCGCGGGAGCCGGGCAAGCGTGAAAGTCGATTTATGCATTTGTTCAGCGGCCAGATTGACGAGGCTCCTGCGGAAGCATCGCCGGCCAATGACAGCGATTTGCACGAGCGCGTGAGTGCGCTGGAAAACGAAGTGGCGCAGCTTAAGCAGCAGGTGCAGGCGTTATTGGAGCGGGGATCGCATGAGTAA